The following proteins come from a genomic window of Natronosalvus vescus:
- a CDS encoding ATP-binding response regulator — protein sequence MESSSGADLLIVEDSHDDAQFVQRLLVEQQTNVGTHDGDTHVAIETIGHAHTLSDGLEHVTANPPDVILLDLNLPDSRGIDTVERMIAHAPTLPVVVLTGRNDVQTGARAIRRGAQDYLVKGTITGELLLRTLRYAIERAESKRKLRDRNHRLAMLNHLVQTGIRDDVSMIVGRGDQLYEHTNDGGDAVVDSLLEAARHALELTETAAELIDVLSRESAPGTVPVDLTAVLEAEVERVREETDRTLDIERRGRTDSVPVTGSPLLGSVCRQLLMNAAVHTDRERPTIIVTVDATDTEAMLTIADDGVGISDVQKELLTDPRTRLDRGAGMGTGLYLVTTVLEEIGGDLTVEDNTPRGTIVTVTLPRERQARGGTDE from the coding sequence ATGGAGTCGTCGTCCGGTGCCGACCTGCTGATCGTCGAAGACAGCCACGACGACGCCCAGTTCGTCCAGCGACTGCTGGTCGAACAGCAAACGAACGTCGGTACCCACGACGGGGACACGCACGTCGCGATCGAGACGATCGGCCACGCACATACACTGTCCGACGGCCTCGAGCACGTCACCGCAAACCCGCCGGACGTCATTTTACTCGATCTCAACCTCCCCGACAGCCGGGGGATCGACACGGTTGAGCGGATGATCGCCCACGCACCAACGCTCCCGGTCGTGGTACTGACCGGTCGTAATGACGTCCAGACCGGAGCCAGGGCGATCAGACGCGGTGCACAGGATTACCTGGTCAAAGGTACCATCACGGGCGAGTTGTTGCTTCGAACACTGCGCTACGCGATCGAACGGGCCGAGAGCAAACGCAAACTTCGCGATCGTAATCACCGGCTTGCAATGCTCAATCACCTCGTCCAGACCGGCATCAGAGACGACGTGAGCATGATCGTCGGCCGTGGTGATCAGCTGTACGAACACACGAACGATGGCGGTGACGCCGTCGTCGATTCGTTGCTCGAGGCCGCCCGACACGCCCTCGAACTCACGGAGACGGCGGCGGAGTTGATCGACGTCCTCTCGAGGGAGAGCGCACCCGGTACCGTCCCCGTCGATCTGACCGCGGTACTCGAGGCGGAGGTCGAGCGCGTTCGCGAGGAGACCGATCGGACACTCGACATCGAGCGGCGAGGACGTACCGATTCCGTTCCGGTCACTGGCTCGCCGCTTCTCGGCTCCGTCTGCCGTCAGCTCCTCATGAACGCGGCCGTTCACACCGACCGTGAACGACCCACCATCATCGTCACCGTCGACGCGACCGACACCGAAGCGATGCTCACGATCGCTGACGACGGAGTGGGTATCTCGGACGTCCAGAAGGAGTTGCTCACCGACCCCCGGACGCGTCTGGATCGTGGAGCTGGCATGGGCACTGGCCTCTACCTGGTGACTACCGTGCTCGAGGAAATCGGCGGCGACCTGACCGTCGAGGACAACACGCCACGCGGTACGATCGTTACCGTGACGCTTCCACGCGAACGTCAGGCTCGAGGCGGAACCGACGAGTAA
- a CDS encoding replication factor C large subunit: protein MSDWTETYRPTTLSEVRGNNKARDQLEEWAKTWDDHRKAVIVHGSPGIGKTSAAHALANDMGWPVMELNASDDRQADVIKRVAGEASKSGTLTGGSGGRRLVILDEADNFHGNADYGGSREVTRVVKSAGQPIVLVANEFYDMSQSLRKFCETIEFRDVSARSIVPVLRDICRREGIEFEEDALRTIAEATSGDLRSAVNDLQAVADGASRLTVDDVVTSERDTTEGIFDFLDALIKEKDAHGALLAAYDVDETPDDLLNWVEDNVPKDYSGGELADAYEFMSNADRWLGRVRATQDYSFWRYATDNIAAGVAASRREPKGGWTRYGPPSYWSKLGRTRGKRDRRDAIAQRIADREGASVATVRQEILPFLSAMTHLCRNRDLTVAMTAAYDLDEKEVSFITGSGADTNKVESVVADAAERRAQETVEHSGSAFFDAPDSDETDSSEKDESTTTETASLEDTFDDAPSSGATSSADGDESADSSADSTDEATDEDGSAEETDDDGQSGLSDFF from the coding sequence ATGAGTGACTGGACCGAAACGTACCGCCCGACGACGCTATCGGAGGTACGGGGAAACAACAAGGCCCGCGATCAACTCGAGGAGTGGGCGAAGACGTGGGACGACCACCGGAAAGCAGTCATCGTCCACGGCAGCCCCGGCATCGGGAAGACCTCGGCAGCCCACGCCCTGGCCAACGACATGGGCTGGCCGGTGATGGAACTCAACGCCAGCGACGACCGCCAGGCCGACGTCATCAAACGGGTCGCCGGAGAAGCCTCGAAAAGTGGCACGCTCACGGGCGGGAGCGGCGGCCGTCGACTCGTCATCCTCGACGAAGCCGACAACTTCCACGGCAACGCCGACTACGGGGGCTCGAGGGAGGTAACCAGAGTGGTGAAATCGGCCGGACAGCCGATCGTCCTCGTCGCCAACGAGTTCTACGACATGAGCCAGTCCCTGCGAAAGTTCTGTGAGACGATCGAGTTCCGCGACGTCTCGGCCCGCTCGATCGTCCCGGTGCTTCGGGACATCTGTCGACGAGAGGGGATCGAGTTCGAGGAAGATGCGCTCCGGACGATCGCGGAGGCGACCAGCGGCGACCTGCGCTCGGCCGTCAACGACCTGCAGGCGGTCGCCGACGGGGCGTCTCGGCTGACCGTCGACGACGTCGTGACCAGCGAGCGCGACACCACCGAGGGGATCTTCGACTTCCTGGACGCCCTCATCAAGGAGAAAGACGCCCACGGTGCGCTTTTGGCCGCCTACGACGTCGACGAGACGCCCGACGACTTGCTCAACTGGGTCGAGGACAACGTGCCGAAAGACTACTCGGGCGGCGAACTCGCCGACGCCTACGAGTTCATGAGCAACGCCGACCGCTGGCTTGGCCGGGTCCGAGCGACGCAGGACTACTCGTTCTGGCGATACGCGACCGATAACATCGCCGCCGGCGTCGCCGCCTCGAGGCGAGAGCCCAAAGGGGGATGGACGCGATACGGGCCACCGAGCTACTGGTCGAAACTAGGCCGAACGCGAGGGAAGCGCGACCGTCGGGATGCCATCGCCCAGCGCATCGCCGACCGAGAAGGTGCGAGCGTCGCGACCGTCCGCCAGGAGATTCTCCCGTTCCTTTCGGCGATGACGCACCTCTGTCGCAACCGCGACCTCACCGTCGCGATGACCGCTGCCTACGACCTCGACGAAAAGGAAGTGTCGTTCATTACGGGAAGCGGGGCCGACACGAACAAAGTCGAGTCGGTCGTCGCGGACGCCGCCGAGCGCCGCGCCCAGGAGACGGTCGAACACTCGGGATCGGCTTTTTTCGATGCGCCCGATTCGGACGAGACCGACTCGAGCGAAAAAGACGAGTCGACGACAACCGAGACTGCGTCACTCGAGGACACGTTCGATGACGCTCCCTCGAGTGGCGCCACTTCGAGTGCTGACGGGGACGAATCTGCTGACTCGAGTGCCGACTCCACGGACGAAGCCACCGACGAGGATGGGTCGGCCGAGGAAACCGATGATGACGGGCAGTCGGGACTCTCGGACTTCTTCTGA
- a CDS encoding winged helix-turn-helix domain-containing protein encodes MDNTEKESTARTGCTTPSLDLVFELLADRRRRKALYYLHNLPNGVATVEEIAEYILTHDSILSESSEGRHQLMTALHHIHLPKLEEAGVIEHDPRSQTVRYWTQPSLEEWLEHAYHKECVQ; translated from the coding sequence ATGGATAATACCGAAAAAGAGTCGACGGCTCGAACGGGCTGTACGACGCCATCGCTAGATCTCGTTTTCGAACTGCTCGCAGACCGTCGACGACGGAAGGCCCTGTACTACCTCCACAATCTCCCAAATGGGGTGGCGACTGTCGAAGAGATCGCAGAGTACATCCTTACCCACGACTCGATCCTCTCAGAGTCCTCAGAGGGTCGTCATCAGCTGATGACGGCACTCCACCACATACACCTACCGAAACTCGAGGAAGCAGGTGTCATCGAACACGATCCTCGCAGCCAGACCGTTCGCTACTGGACACAACCCTCCCTTGAAGAGTGGCTCGAGCACGCCTATCACAAAGAGTGCGTCCAGTAG
- a CDS encoding winged helix-turn-helix transcriptional regulator translates to MVDHQPDIPVSSQTALEALSLLTKKWQPVVIVTLHHHEPMGFNALLESMPGVSGKVLSETLETLGENGLVKRTVVSESPLRVEYELTTAGAEMEPVFDALGAWGERHLAATSPTVVVTDSDRRLTEMYQQWLADHFTVRRAHTSDELEAVLDGNTDVLICDEDVPGTSISTLLESVPATCRTIVLVSDRPTFEILEYDCDALYRKPVVRETVLDAINEQVRRQGESALARERGSLLAKQALLEDAYTGVRLDEVDAYTALCERVEALEAKTAD, encoded by the coding sequence ATGGTCGACCACCAACCAGACATCCCAGTGTCGTCACAGACGGCGCTCGAAGCGCTGTCGTTGTTGACCAAAAAGTGGCAACCGGTGGTCATCGTGACGCTCCATCACCACGAGCCGATGGGCTTCAACGCGCTGCTCGAGTCGATGCCAGGCGTCTCGGGGAAAGTACTCTCCGAAACCCTCGAGACGCTGGGTGAGAACGGACTCGTGAAGCGAACCGTCGTGAGCGAGTCACCGCTGCGTGTCGAGTACGAATTGACGACTGCCGGTGCCGAGATGGAACCGGTGTTCGATGCACTGGGTGCGTGGGGTGAACGCCACCTCGCGGCAACGTCGCCAACGGTCGTCGTAACCGATAGCGATCGGCGTCTTACCGAAATGTATCAGCAGTGGCTCGCGGATCACTTCACCGTCCGACGCGCACACACCAGTGATGAACTCGAGGCCGTACTCGACGGGAACACAGACGTGCTCATTTGTGACGAGGACGTGCCGGGGACGTCGATCAGTACGCTTCTCGAGTCCGTTCCAGCGACGTGTCGAACGATCGTGCTGGTCAGTGACCGACCAACGTTCGAGATCCTCGAGTACGACTGCGACGCCCTCTACAGAAAGCCGGTCGTCCGGGAGACGGTACTCGACGCGATTAACGAGCAGGTTCGTAGACAAGGAGAGTCCGCGCTCGCGCGCGAACGGGGCTCACTGCTCGCGAAACAGGCCTTGCTCGAGGACGCATACACCGGGGTTCGTCTCGACGAGGTCGACGCCTATACCGCTCTCTGTGAGCGGGTCGAGGCACTCGAAGCGAAGACCGCCGACTGA
- a CDS encoding heavy metal translocating P-type ATPase translates to MTDPRDRDHERTLPGRCSVCGRDRTDLTLTLEGTTASFCSTGCRNVWDTVGPITEPASAPPRTMTDQASVSDGSPFSDSNTDETPSHDVDGREVEDDGESTTEDEANGYRRTFLRIDGMRSITCEAFLESVAHDQPGVVDAEASHVTESIRVTHDPAQCTDEALEDALSTLGYTAYLREDAEGSGTAAATGETRRAREMSGIRKRRADDMMDVRYILGVVFGSFLLLPYVTMLYPAYLAPFLPNSPLHSFEELFTDSGVLFLRVYFVLTGIVLYITGKPLLRGAYISLKMRRPTVDLLAAVTIVSAFCYSTVAALVGHTHVYFDLVIVIAALVMGALLYESQVKRRALDTLTALTISQVDTAHRYEADGTTTEVPVHTLEPGETVLVKQGERIPVDGVLEEGTCTVDESIMTGESVPITKSAGDDLIGGSVVTGGAAVISVDEQGASSIDRLTETVWNLQSATHGIHRRVDARAGRVLAGMGVLTVLVAIATLLLGGGVDDALLAALAVSFVASPWLIGVATPLSIATAIEAALERGIAVFDATVFGRIADVDTVVFDKTGTLTRGEMTVVDADAPSAVLSAAAALERRAAHPAGEAIVRAFGDDERESEGEGEKSSLEPDGGSPTSPTQPTDVGQEVSEFTNHATGVEGVVDGARVLVGHPALFGERGWATSEELDARARSAREAGKLPILVGTDGVAEGVVVVGDEPRTDWEETITSLGERGLEVLVVTGDDAEATAAFDEHPHVAETIAGVSPAGKVAAIEQLRRESSVAMIGDGTNDAPALAEADLGISLGSGTDLASDAADLAIAEDDLEAIETAFEVATVAERRMRQNTRLALSYNVIVIPFALLGLLNPLVTMAAVVVAAGMVIINAFRPYL, encoded by the coding sequence GTGACTGACCCTCGTGATCGTGATCACGAGCGGACGCTCCCGGGACGGTGTTCGGTGTGTGGCCGTGACCGCACCGATCTAACCCTCACACTCGAGGGAACCACTGCGAGCTTTTGTTCGACTGGTTGTCGGAACGTCTGGGACACCGTCGGCCCGATTACGGAGCCAGCGTCGGCCCCACCACGCACGATGACCGATCAAGCGTCCGTTTCCGATGGCTCGCCCTTTTCCGATTCCAATACCGATGAGACGCCATCACACGACGTCGACGGCCGCGAGGTAGAAGACGACGGCGAGTCGACGACCGAAGACGAGGCGAATGGGTATCGTCGAACCTTCCTCCGGATCGACGGCATGCGTTCGATCACCTGCGAAGCGTTTCTCGAGTCGGTCGCCCACGACCAACCTGGTGTCGTCGACGCCGAGGCGAGCCACGTGACCGAGTCGATTCGCGTGACGCACGATCCCGCCCAGTGTACCGACGAGGCGCTCGAAGACGCCCTGAGTACGCTCGGCTACACGGCATACCTTCGGGAGGACGCCGAGGGATCCGGAACAGCGGCGGCCACCGGCGAGACGCGGCGCGCTCGAGAGATGTCGGGGATTCGCAAGCGGCGGGCGGACGACATGATGGACGTTCGCTACATCCTCGGCGTCGTGTTCGGCTCGTTCCTCCTGTTGCCGTACGTGACCATGCTGTACCCGGCGTATCTGGCTCCGTTCCTCCCCAACAGCCCGCTGCACTCGTTCGAGGAACTGTTCACCGACAGTGGCGTCCTCTTTTTACGGGTCTACTTCGTGCTGACTGGCATCGTCCTTTACATCACCGGAAAGCCGCTGCTCCGGGGGGCGTACATCAGCCTGAAGATGCGTCGGCCAACCGTCGACCTCCTCGCTGCGGTAACCATCGTGAGCGCGTTCTGTTACAGTACCGTCGCCGCCCTGGTCGGCCATACGCACGTCTACTTCGACCTCGTGATCGTCATCGCCGCGCTGGTAATGGGGGCACTGCTGTACGAATCCCAGGTCAAACGACGCGCCCTCGACACGCTCACCGCGCTCACGATTTCCCAAGTCGACACGGCTCACCGGTACGAGGCGGATGGAACAACGACGGAGGTTCCCGTCCACACGCTCGAGCCCGGCGAGACGGTGCTCGTCAAACAGGGCGAACGCATCCCGGTCGACGGCGTGCTCGAGGAGGGAACCTGCACGGTGGACGAATCGATCATGACCGGCGAGTCCGTACCGATCACGAAATCGGCGGGTGACGACCTCATTGGTGGATCGGTCGTCACCGGGGGCGCGGCCGTGATCTCGGTCGACGAGCAGGGGGCGAGCAGCATCGATCGGCTGACAGAGACGGTGTGGAACCTCCAGAGTGCGACCCACGGCATCCATCGTCGGGTCGACGCCCGTGCCGGTCGCGTCCTCGCCGGCATGGGGGTGCTCACCGTCCTCGTCGCCATCGCCACCCTCCTCCTCGGGGGCGGCGTCGACGACGCGCTGCTGGCAGCCCTCGCGGTCAGTTTCGTCGCCTCGCCGTGGCTGATCGGCGTCGCGACGCCCCTTTCGATTGCCACCGCCATCGAGGCCGCGCTCGAGCGGGGTATCGCCGTCTTCGACGCCACCGTGTTCGGCCGCATCGCCGACGTCGACACCGTCGTCTTCGACAAGACGGGTACCCTGACCCGCGGCGAGATGACCGTCGTCGACGCGGATGCCCCGTCCGCCGTCCTTTCCGCTGCTGCTGCCCTCGAGCGACGAGCCGCCCATCCCGCGGGCGAGGCGATCGTTCGAGCGTTCGGAGACGACGAACGCGAGAGCGAGGGCGAAGGCGAGAAATCGTCGCTCGAACCCGATGGGGGATCCCCGACGTCGCCAACGCAACCGACGGACGTTGGTCAGGAGGTCAGCGAGTTCACGAACCACGCGACCGGCGTCGAAGGCGTCGTGGATGGCGCGCGCGTACTCGTGGGCCACCCCGCCCTCTTCGGCGAACGCGGCTGGGCGACGAGCGAGGAACTCGACGCACGGGCACGGTCGGCCCGCGAGGCAGGCAAACTTCCGATACTCGTCGGGACGGATGGCGTCGCCGAAGGCGTCGTAGTCGTCGGCGACGAGCCACGAACGGACTGGGAGGAGACGATCACGAGTCTGGGCGAGCGAGGTCTCGAGGTACTGGTCGTTACCGGCGACGACGCCGAAGCGACCGCGGCCTTCGACGAGCACCCCCACGTAGCCGAGACGATTGCGGGCGTTTCGCCTGCTGGGAAAGTCGCCGCGATCGAGCAACTGCGACGGGAGTCCAGCGTCGCGATGATCGGGGACGGGACGAACGATGCCCCGGCCCTGGCGGAAGCCGATCTCGGCATTTCGCTCGGGAGCGGGACGGATCTGGCTTCGGACGCCGCCGATCTGGCGATTGCGGAGGACGACCTCGAGGCGATCGAAACGGCGTTCGAAGTGGCGACCGTGGCCGAACGCCGGATGCGCCAGAACACGCGGCTGGCGCTGAGCTACAACGTCATCGTCATCCCGTTCGCACTACTCGGCCTGTTGAACCCGCTGGTGACGATGGCAGCGGTTGTCGTGGCTGCCGGGATGGTTATTATCAACGCGTTCAGGCCGTATCTGTAA
- a CDS encoding LeuA family protein, whose product MQCRHHTTPALRPLRAVEFFQGTLDSTDEIATTRVFDTTLRDGEQSPGTSFTADDKREIARILDEMGTHVIEAGFPVNSDAEFEAVSEIAASTDTTTCGLARVVDTDVEAALETGVEMVHVFVSTSDVQIEDSMHSSRETVVERAIEAVERVTEAGATCMFSPMDATRTDEAFLLEVIEAVTEAGTDWINIPDTCGVATPRRFYDLIENVRAHTDVSIDVHTHDDFGLATANALAGIEAGADQAQVSVNSIGERAGNAAYEEFVMAVESVYQADTGIDTTRITELSQVVADRSGVPVPSNKPVVGANAFSHESGIHAAGVIENADTFEPGVMTPEMVGARRRLVLGKHTGTHSVRERLVETGFDPTETEVRAITRRVKDYGAEKRRVTVSDLERFAESEGVARLPERDVEEVRA is encoded by the coding sequence ATACAATGTCGACACCACACGACACCGGCTCTGAGACCACTCAGGGCGGTCGAGTTCTTCCAGGGCACGTTAGATTCTACTGACGAAATCGCAACGACACGCGTTTTCGATACGACCCTGCGCGACGGTGAACAGTCCCCCGGTACATCGTTTACAGCCGACGACAAGCGCGAAATCGCTCGGATTCTGGACGAGATGGGCACCCACGTCATCGAGGCAGGGTTCCCCGTCAACTCCGACGCTGAGTTCGAGGCCGTTTCCGAAATTGCCGCCTCGACGGACACGACGACGTGCGGGCTGGCCCGCGTCGTCGACACAGACGTCGAAGCAGCGCTCGAGACCGGCGTCGAAATGGTACACGTCTTCGTCTCGACGAGTGACGTCCAGATCGAAGACTCGATGCACTCGAGCCGTGAGACCGTCGTCGAGCGCGCAATCGAGGCGGTCGAACGAGTCACCGAGGCCGGAGCAACCTGCATGTTCTCGCCGATGGACGCTACCCGAACCGACGAGGCGTTCCTGCTCGAGGTCATCGAGGCCGTCACCGAGGCGGGCACCGACTGGATCAACATCCCCGATACCTGTGGGGTCGCAACCCCGCGGCGATTCTACGACCTGATCGAGAACGTCCGAGCGCACACGGACGTCAGCATCGACGTCCACACCCACGACGACTTCGGGTTGGCCACGGCGAACGCGCTGGCAGGGATCGAAGCGGGTGCCGACCAGGCACAGGTTTCGGTCAACTCCATCGGCGAACGCGCCGGCAACGCCGCCTACGAGGAGTTCGTGATGGCCGTCGAATCGGTCTACCAGGCCGACACGGGCATCGATACCACGCGAATTACGGAACTCTCCCAGGTCGTCGCCGACCGAAGCGGCGTCCCGGTACCTTCGAACAAACCCGTCGTCGGCGCGAACGCCTTCTCCCACGAGAGCGGCATTCACGCCGCCGGCGTCATCGAGAACGCCGACACGTTCGAACCCGGCGTGATGACACCCGAGATGGTCGGCGCGCGCCGTCGACTCGTCCTGGGCAAACACACCGGTACTCACTCCGTTCGCGAACGGCTCGTCGAGACCGGCTTCGACCCAACCGAAACGGAGGTACGGGCGATCACCCGTCGCGTCAAAGACTACGGCGCCGAAAAACGGCGCGTCACGGTCTCCGACCTCGAGCGATTCGCCGAATCCGAGGGCGTCGCACGACTCCCCGAGCGGGACGTGGAGGAGGTGCGAGCGTAA
- a CDS encoding aminotransferase class I/II-fold pyridoxal phosphate-dependent enzyme: MEDRGFDLEARLSDEAGVHGTHSLAPTDRIDARSYRAEPPNGGLPVLEADEHLIFGSQNYLGLTADQRVQNAARQAAATVGTGAGGSRLTTGDTILHHDLERLLAETLGTERALTFPSGYATNVGTIRALEPDVVFVDAYTHVSSLEGCQLAGTEVVPYDHCDPDDLRAAIDRYSGAERETVTSDGGEAVEESWLVVTDSTFMLDGAVAPLSAICDVAETVGAWVMVDETHATGLYARGGGIVQAEGVADRVHVQMGSLSSALASQGGYIAGDTALIEWVLNRAPPFVESTGLTPMAAAAASEALHLSKHGNQRERLWENVGHLREGLAGMGYDVLGDSQILAVECGTIQQAHELTDALAARGVIVQPPMTPLRTDLSDDTVPADTTVTVLPSAAHTRGQVLASLEAFQDASDACELL; encoded by the coding sequence ATGGAAGACCGTGGGTTCGATCTCGAGGCGCGACTCAGCGACGAGGCCGGTGTACACGGAACGCACTCGCTGGCTCCGACCGATCGGATCGACGCCCGGAGTTATCGCGCCGAGCCACCGAACGGTGGGCTCCCGGTTCTCGAGGCCGACGAACACCTGATCTTCGGCTCACAGAACTACCTCGGGTTGACTGCCGACCAGCGCGTCCAGAACGCAGCCCGCCAGGCTGCCGCGACCGTCGGCACCGGTGCCGGCGGCAGTCGACTCACGACCGGCGATACGATCCTCCACCACGACCTCGAGCGACTGCTCGCCGAAACCCTCGGAACCGAACGGGCACTGACGTTCCCCTCGGGCTATGCGACGAACGTCGGGACGATTCGAGCGCTCGAACCGGACGTGGTGTTCGTCGACGCCTACACCCACGTCAGCAGTCTCGAGGGGTGTCAGTTGGCGGGAACCGAGGTCGTTCCCTACGATCACTGTGACCCCGACGACCTCCGGGCGGCCATCGACCGCTACAGCGGGGCCGAACGGGAGACGGTCACGAGTGACGGTGGCGAGGCAGTCGAGGAGTCATGGCTCGTCGTCACCGATTCGACGTTCATGCTCGACGGTGCGGTTGCGCCACTGAGTGCCATTTGCGACGTCGCCGAAACCGTTGGCGCCTGGGTGATGGTCGACGAAACCCACGCCACGGGGTTGTACGCCCGCGGCGGCGGCATCGTCCAGGCCGAAGGCGTCGCCGACCGCGTCCACGTCCAGATGGGGTCGCTCTCGAGTGCCCTCGCCAGCCAGGGTGGCTACATCGCCGGTGACACCGCCCTGATCGAGTGGGTGCTCAATCGCGCACCACCGTTCGTCGAATCGACGGGGTTGACGCCGATGGCTGCAGCGGCGGCGAGCGAAGCGCTCCACCTGTCGAAACACGGGAACCAGCGCGAACGGCTGTGGGAAAACGTCGGCCACCTCCGTGAAGGGCTCGCGGGGATGGGCTACGATGTCCTGGGCGACTCGCAAATCCTCGCGGTCGAGTGCGGAACCATTCAGCAGGCACACGAACTGACCGACGCACTCGCCGCCCGTGGCGTGATCGTTCAGCCGCCGATGACGCCCCTCCGAACCGATCTCTCTGATGACACCGTCCCCGCAGATACGACCGTCACGGTCTTGCCGTCGGCTGCGCACACCCGCGGGCAGGTACTGGCCAGCCTCGAGGCGTTTCAGGACGCGAGTGACGCCTGCGAACTGTTGTAG
- the ilvB gene encoding biosynthetic-type acetolactate synthase large subunit, with translation MSERAPTVPPTTETTYDDTDDDETAPTTTEAAATDSTPVTSGAEAVVRALENAGVEYAFGVQGGAIMPVYDALYDSEIRHVTMAHEQGASHAADAYGIVSGEPGVCLATSGPGATNLVTGIADANMDSDPMIALTGQVPTAMVGNDAFQETDTTGVTAPITKANTFSADSNQVGTDVSEAFALSKAGRPGPTLVDLPKDVTLEETTSDAEPPEAKTPDTYEVPERANPDAVRRAARRIEQSSRPVMLLGGGVIKGDATEAVRAFALEHEIPVVTTMPGLGAFPEDHDLAMEMAGMHGTGYANMAITHCDTLIGIGTRFDDRLTGGIETFAPDAELIHVDIDPAEISKNIHAEYPLVGDAATVTEQLATTMIESPKATKWRAQCQQWKSTYSMAYETPDDEPLKPQFVVEALDEATSDRAVVTTGVGQHQMWACQYWTFTEPRTWVSSHGLGTMGYGLPAAIGARLAADDDQEVVCFEGDGSFLMTIQELAVAVRENLDITVAVLNNEYIGMVRQWQDAFYDGRHSASEYNWCPAFDTLAEAFGAKGFRIDDYDEVADTIQAAIAYDGPSVIDVHIDPGANVYPMVPSGGDNGQFALSEEQL, from the coding sequence ATGAGCGAACGAGCGCCCACGGTTCCACCGACGACGGAGACCACGTACGACGACACCGATGACGACGAAACGGCACCGACGACCACCGAAGCGGCAGCGACCGATTCGACCCCGGTAACGTCGGGTGCTGAAGCAGTCGTCCGCGCCCTCGAGAACGCTGGCGTCGAGTACGCATTCGGCGTCCAGGGCGGGGCGATCATGCCCGTCTACGACGCCCTCTACGACTCGGAAATCCGACACGTGACGATGGCCCACGAGCAGGGAGCGTCACACGCGGCGGACGCCTACGGGATCGTCTCGGGCGAACCCGGCGTCTGCCTGGCGACGTCCGGCCCGGGGGCGACGAACCTGGTTACGGGCATCGCCGACGCCAACATGGACTCCGATCCGATGATCGCCCTGACCGGACAGGTGCCGACAGCGATGGTCGGCAACGACGCGTTCCAGGAAACCGATACGACCGGGGTGACGGCACCGATCACGAAGGCGAACACGTTTTCGGCCGATTCGAACCAGGTCGGAACGGACGTCAGCGAGGCGTTCGCCCTTTCGAAAGCCGGTCGACCCGGCCCGACGCTCGTCGACCTCCCGAAAGACGTCACCCTCGAGGAAACCACGAGCGACGCCGAACCGCCAGAAGCGAAAACGCCGGATACCTACGAAGTTCCCGAGCGAGCCAACCCGGACGCGGTTCGTCGCGCCGCCAGGCGGATCGAACAGTCCTCGCGGCCGGTCATGCTCCTGGGCGGAGGCGTCATCAAAGGCGACGCGACCGAGGCCGTGCGCGCGTTCGCGCTCGAGCACGAGATCCCCGTCGTGACGACGATGCCCGGACTGGGCGCGTTCCCGGAGGATCACGACCTCGCGATGGAGATGGCCGGCATGCACGGCACCGGGTACGCCAACATGGCGATCACCCATTGCGACACGCTCATCGGCATCGGCACCCGCTTCGACGACCGGTTGACCGGCGGCATCGAGACCTTCGCCCCCGACGCGGAGCTGATCCACGTCGACATCGATCCGGCCGAGATCAGCAAGAACATCCACGCGGAGTACCCGCTCGTCGGCGATGCCGCGACGGTGACCGAACAGCTGGCGACCACGATGATCGAGTCGCCGAAGGCCACCAAGTGGCGCGCCCAGTGCCAGCAGTGGAAATCCACGTACTCGATGGCCTACGAGACGCCCGATGACGAGCCGCTGAAACCGCAGTTCGTCGTCGAAGCCCTCGACGAGGCCACGAGTGATCGGGCCGTCGTCACCACTGGCGTCGGCCAGCACCAGATGTGGGCCTGCCAGTACTGGACGTTCACCGAACCCAGAACCTGGGTCTCGAGTCACGGTCTCGGGACGATGGGGTACGGACTGCCGGCCGCCATCGGCGCCCGTCTCGCTGCCGACGACGACCAGGAGGTCGTCTGTTTCGAGGGGGACGGCTCGTTCCTGATGACGATTCAGGAGCTGGCGGTCGCCGTGCGCGAGAATCTCGACATCACCGTCGCCGTGCTCAACAACGAGTACATCGGCATGGTTCGCCAGTGGCAGGACGCCTTCTACGACGGCCGCCACTCGGCCTCGGAGTACAACTGGTGTCCAGCGTTCGACACCCTGGCAGAGGCGTTCGGCGCGAAAGGGTTCCGAATCGACGACTACGACGAGGTCGCCGACACGATCCAGGCGGCCATCGCCTACGACGGCCCATCGGTGATCGACGTCCACATCGATCCGGGAGCGAACGTCTACCCGATGGTGCCAAGCGGGGGCGACAACGGCCAGTTCGCCCTGTCGGAGGAGCAACTATGA